CGGCCGCCCGGTGGACCTCGCCGAACTGCGCTTCTCCTCGACCTACGGCGACCTGCAGGACGGCTACCCCTGCAAGCCGCTGAACGACCTGCGGATCCGGGACCTGCTGCACGCCGCCGAGCGGTCCCGGCCGGGCACGCCGGTGCACCTCGTCCCACCGCGGCGCGAGTACCCCGACCAGTACGCGGGCGGCCTCGGGCCGGTCGAGGTGCTGCCCGCCGTGGCCTGCCTCGGCACGTTCCACTCGGCGGCCCTGGACCCGGCCCGCGACCCGGTCGCCTACCGCTCGCGCCTGACGGTCGTCTGGTTCCAGCCGACGCCCCGCCTGCCGTCGGGCTGCGACGCCGAGCCCGCGCTGCGGGACCTCGACTGGGCGGTACTGGCCCGGGACGCCCCGGCGCCCCCGTAGGGTCGTCCGATGAGCGCTTCCCGTACGGAACTGCCGCGCTGGCAATTCGAGTTGACCTGGTCGCTGTTCGAGTACCACCTGGAGCGGCTGGAGCCCGAGGACTTCCTCTGGGAGCCGGTGGCGCACTGCTGGACGATGCGCCGGGACCCCGACGGCACCTGGGTCCCGGACTGGGCGGACACCGAACCCGACCCGGTCCCCGTCCCCACCCTCGCCTGGGTGAGCTGGCACATCGGATGGTGGTGGAGCGTCACCCTCGACCACGCGCAGGGCCGCCCGCCCCGCGACCGCGCGGACATCGTCTGGCCCGGCGAGGGCGCCCCGACGATCGAGTGGCTGCGGGGCCTGCGCACACAGTGGCTGAAGGTCCTGGACGACCTCACCGACCAGGACCTGGACGCCACGGCCCCGTTCCCCTGGCCGGACGACCCCCGGCACACCGTCGCGCACATGGTGGCCTGGGTGAACGCGGAGCTGATGAAGAACGCGAGCGAGATCGGCCAACTGCGGCTGCTCCGGGCGGCGGCGTCCGTCTAGAAGCTGATGCGGATGCCGCCGGCTCGGGCCGCGGATCTCCACGCCGGGAGCACATCGGTACGTCAAGATCACTAACGGCAGGGCTTTGACCTGCGCCAAGCAGTTCGTTGAAGCGGGCATGCGATTCCGTCTGCTCTCCCGTTCCGCTGCGCCGCTCGTCGCGCTCGTCGTCCTCCAGCGCGGTTCGACCGCGCTGGCCGCTGAGGGCGGGGGTGGCGGTGAGGGCGGCAGCCGGTCGGGGGCGACCGATCCGATCACCCCGTTCTCGCGGGGCGCCTCGGCGCTCGCCGGGATGGCCCAGCCGTTCTACGACGCGTTCAGCCAGGCCGTCTCCCCGGCTTCCGGGGCGCGGGCACCCGGTGCGTGACATCGTGGGGGTATGAGCATCGCCGTTCGACCGGCCACGGACTTCGAGGACGTCCGTGCCGTACTCGGGCCGAAGTCGCCCGGGGCGAGCGTCTGCTGGTGCCTGAGCTACCGGATCCCCTCCCGGCTCAACAACGAACTGCGCGGCCCGGCCCGCGGCGCGTACGTCGCCGAGCTGTGCCGCGCGGAGCCGCCCCCGGGCGTACTCGCCTACGACGGTGACGAACCGGTCGGCTGGGCCGCCGTCGCCCCGCGCGCGGACACCTCCTTCGCCCGCAACCGCAAGATCCCGCACCTCGACGATCTGCCGGTGTGGTCGCTCTGGTGCGTCCGGGTCCGTCCCGGGCACCGCAAGCAGGGCATCTCGCACGCCCTCATCGCCGGCGCTGTCGAGTTCGCCCGCGACCGGGGCGCACCGGTGATCGAGGCGTACCCCCTGGACAACGGCGACGCCAGGGTCGATCTGACGATGGCGTACGCGGGCCTGCGGAAGAACTTCGAACGCGCCGGCTTCGCCCACGCGGCGGACACGACCTCGGTCCTGGCCGGTCATCCCCGGATTCTGATGCGCCTCGACCTGCGCTGAAAAAAGGCCCGACCGCTGGCGACGGGGGATGCACCAGCGGTCGAGCTATGGCCAAGGGTAACAAGCGCTTGCCCACCGCGAGCCGACTGGCCGTCAGGAAAGCCCGGTTGTGACTCGCATCACTCAACTGCCGTGATTTCCGGGCTTGTTGGGCGAGACGGCCTCGTCAGCCGTCGCACGGCGGATCGTAGGAGAGCCGGGGCAGGTACTCCCGCCAGGTGTCCGGCGTCAACACGCCCCGGGTCATCGAGCAGATGCGGCGGACGGCCGTGTCGACGTCGAGATTCCAGAGCCGGATGGTGTCCGCGCCGCTGGAGACCCCCAGCATGTGACTGTTCGGGCTGAACGCCAGAAACGTGCCGGTCTTGGCGTTGGGGCTCATCGACTGGCCGATCGCGGTGGCGTGCGAGGGGTCGGAGACGTTCCACAGCCGGACGGTGCTGTCGTTGCCGCCGCTGGCCAGGGTGCGCCCGTCCCGGCTGAACGTCAGTGAGACGACCGCCTCCGTGTGGCCCGTGAGCCGCGCCCGCTGGGAGGCCTCGGCGGGGTCCGTGGTGTCCCAGAGGCGCACCGAGTTGTCATCGCCGGCGCTGGCCAGCGTGCGGCCGTCGCGGCTGTAGGCGAGCGCGTTGACCGCTCCGAGGTGACCCCGCAGAGGCGCCCCGGTCAGGGTCACCCGGTCGGGGTCGGTCACGTCCCACAGCCGGATCGTGCCGTCCGCGCTGCCGCTGGCGAGCGTCCGGCCGTCCGGGCTGAACACGAGGTGGTTGACGTAGCCCTTGTGACCGGTGAGGGGCGCACCGAGCGGGCGCGGGCGGGCCGGGTCGCCGATGTTCCACAGCTGGATGGTGCGGTCGTCGTAGGCGGTAACCAGGACCCGACCGTCCGGGCTGAAGGCCAGCGGGTCGGCGTACCGGATGTGCAGGGCGGCGGGAGAGCCGTGGCGGACCGGGCGCTCCGGTTCGCCGAGGTTCCACAGCTCCACCGTCCGGTCGCCGGTCACGACCGCGAGGGTGTGGCCGTCCGGGGAGAACTCCAGGGAGCGTACGTCGCCCTTGCCCGGGCGGAACGGCTCGCCCATGAGCACCGGCCTGCCGGGCGTCCGCACGTCCCACAGCCGGATCCGCCCGTCCCGCGCCGCCGTCGCGAGCAGCCGCCCGTCCGGCCGGAACACTCCGGTCCGGCCGGTCATGTCCGACGTCGGCAGCGACCACAGGCGGACCTTGTTGTCACCCGCCCCGGTGGCGAGGGTGCGACCGTCGGGGCTGAAGCCGAGCGCGTACATCTCGCCGCTGCTGCCCGCGAGGGGCCCGCCGACCTGCGAGGGGTACTCCGGGTCGCTGACCTTCCACAGGCTCGCGGTGCTGTCCGCGCTGGCCGCGGCGAGCATGTTCCCGTCGGGGCTGAAGGCCACGGACCAGACCGGCCCGGTGTGGCCGGTGAGCGGCGCGCCGATCGCGGCCGGGCGGCCCGGACCGGCCATGTTCCACAGGCGTACGGTGCCGTCCGCGCTGCCGCCGGCGAGCGTGCGGCCGTCGGGGCTGAAGGCCACGGAGTGCACGGTGGCGGTGTGGCCGGCCAGCGGAGTCCCGGCCGGCTCCGGGCTCCCCGGATCGGACACGTCCCACAGCCGGATCGTGCCGTCGTCGCCCCCCGCGGCCAGCGTCCGGCCGTCCGGACCGAACGCCACCGACCGCACGGCGGCCGTGTGCCCGGTCAGGGGCTCGCCCAGGGCCCGCGGCCGGCGCCGGTCGGCCATGTTCCACAGCCGGACGGTGCGATCGTCGCCCGCGGAGGCCAGCGTGCGTCCGTCCGGGCTGAAGGCGATCAGGTAGATCGTGCCGTCATGGCCGGTCACGGGCGCGCCGAGCGACTTCGGGTGCCCGGGGTCGGTCACGTCCCACAGCCGGATCGTGCCGTCGTCGGAAGCGCTGGCGAGCGTCCGGCCGTCCGGGCTGAAGACCGCGCTGCTCACCCAGCTCGTGTGACCGGTGAGGGGCTTGCCCAGGGGCTTGGGGCGCTTGGGGTCGGCGACGTCCCACAGCCGTACGGTCCGGTCGTAGCTGGCGGTGGCCAGGACGCGTCCGTCGGGGCTGAAGGTCGTGAGGTAGACGGCGCCCGTGTGGCCGGTGAGGGGCCTGGAGAGCGGGGCGTTCACGATGGAGATCAGGCGGCTGTTCGCGCCCTCGTCGTCCGGCCGCAGCCCGTGCGCCACCAGGTCGAGCTGGGCGGACAGCGACGGATCGGTGTCCTGCACACGGTCGGACTGGGCGAGCACCTGCTCGAAGACGGCTTCGTCCCGCTGCTTCCAGGCGACGACGGCCGACCCGACGGCCAGCACCGCCAGCACGACCAGCGCCGCCACCGCGCCCCGGCTGATCCAGATGATCCGCCGGCGCAGCCGGACCGAGGCGGCCAGGAACTCCACCGCGCTGCGGGTCAGGAACGTGTCCCCGGCCGATCTGGCCCAGCCGTGGGCCTGTTCCAGCCGGGAGCCCCGGTAGAGCAGCGAGGTGTCGCGGTTCGACTCCTCCCAGGCCCGGCCGTCCTCCTCCAGGCGCTGGCGCAGCAGATTGCCCTGCCGGTCCTCGTCGATCCAGTCGCGCAGCCGCGGCCAGGCGTGCAGCAGCGCCTCGTGGGTGATCTCCACGGTCTCCGCGTCGAGTGTCACCAGCCGGGCGCGGACCAGCGCTTCGAGGGACTCCTCCGTCTTGCCGGGGTCGGTCGACTCGTCGGCCAGCTGCCGCCGGGTCCCGCGGCGGCGCGTGGCCCGGGTGTCCTCGCCCAGCCGGACCAGGCGGAGCAGGAGCAGCCGGGCCGCGGTGCGCGCGGCCGGGTCGAGGCCGGTCCAGGCCCGTTCGGCGGTCGCCGCGACCGCGCCCTGGATGCCGCCGGCCGCGCGGTAGCCGGCCAGCGTGAGCCGGCCCGCCTTCCTGCGCTGCCAGGTGGCGAGCAGGGCGTGCGAGAGGAGCGGCAGCACGCCGGCGTCGTGCTCCCCCACAGCCCGAAAGGCGTGGGAGGGGCCCCCACCGCGCGGGCCGTCGGCGCTGACCTCCCGGACGATCAGCTCCGCGAGTCCCGGTTCCAGCTCCAGGCCGACGGCCTTGGCCGGGCCGGTCACCGCCTCGCGCAGCTCCGCGGTGGTCAGCGGCCCGAGCACCATGTGCCGGTGCTGGAGCGCGTCGGCCAGCTCGGGGTATCTCAGGCAGCGGTCGTAGAAGTCGGCGCGTATGCCCAGCACCACGATCGCGGGGGCCGGTTCGCCGGGGCCGGCGGGCGAGCAGGCGGCGTGCAGGACCTCGATGAAGGTGCGCCGGTCCGCCTCGTCGAGGCAGAGGGTGAACGTCTCCTCGAACTGGTCCACGATGACGACCGGACGGGCCGCGGAGGGCGCTACGCGCCGGGCCCAGGCGGCGACGGCGGCGCGGACGGCGTCGGTGAAGGCCGGAGATCCGGGTTCCGGGGCCGGTCGGCCACCGTGCCCCCGAGGCGCGGGCCGCTCTGCGGGCGAGGGTGGCCCGGGGTCCCCTGCGGGGGAGGGCCCGGGTCCCCCGGTGGGGGAGGCGCCGGATCCGCCGGCCGGGGGAGCGCCGGATCCGGCCGCCGAGGAAACACCCGAACCACCCGCCGGAGAAGCAGCGGATCCGCCCACCGCGGAAGCACCAGAACCACCCGCCGGAGAGGCGCCAGGTCCGCCTGTCGAGGAGGCGTCGGATCCGTCCCCCTCCGGCCGGGGTGAGGCTTCCCCGGGCGGGGTCGGGGCCGGGACGACGGGTGCCAGCTCGGGGATGCACCGGCGTAGCTCCGCCAGCGGATCACTCCCCGGTACGAGCTGCACGACCTCTCGCGCCCGGCCGCTCTCGCCACCGTCGTCGCCACCCAGCGCGCCGTCCCGCAGGGCGGGTACCAGACCGGCGTTCAGCAGCGAGGACTTCCCCGCCCCCGACGCCCCCACGAGCATGACCATGCCGCCCGTACCCGCGACGGCCCCGAGCTGGGTGACGAGCGCGTCCGTGCTCCGCTCCCGGCCGAAGAACCACCCGGCGTCCTCCCGGCGGTAGGAGGCAAGACCCCGGTACGGGCACACCCCTCCGGGCGCGGACGCGGTCTCGTCCGCCGGCCGCTCCCCGGCGTCGGACGCCGCGGGACGCTCGCCGACCGGGTCGGCCACCGCGCGTTCCCACAGTCGCTGCCACTGGCCGAGGTCGTACAGGCCGGGGGAGACCGGCGTGGGCCGCGAGCGCCGCGCCTCGGGGATCAGCACGTGCAGCACGGCCGCGAGGGCGGGGAACTGGGCCGGTACGTTCCGGGCCCGCCGCCAGTCGCTGATGCGCTGGGCGGAGACCCGCACGGGCCGCCCGCGTTCGTCGACCCGCTGGAGCCGGACGACCGCCTCGGACACCCGTTTGAGAGGAGGGTTGCCGGCTTCCTTGTACAGCAGTGCGAGGCGTTCCGCGAAGGCGGTGCGTGCCCCCGAGTCGGAACTCAAGTCTCAGCTCCTAACTTCCCACGCCTGGACGTCCGGACCGGAAAACTCACTCTATATGGCTGACCTGCGGTAATACCGTCCATCGGATGCCGGAACCTCCTCCTCCATGGTCAGGAATGACAGGATCCGGACACGGCGGCGCACCCATCCGGTCAGCTTCCGTCCGAGCCGGACGACGGCAGCTCCACCGTTCGGTACCGGTCCCCACGAGGGGAGGGACCGGTGCCGGACGACGTGGTGATCCTCCCCAGCGGACCCCGCCCGACACCCCCGGCGGGCCGCGCCCTCCGCCTCCGGCGGACCGTGCTCTCCGACCCCGGCGGACCGTGCTCTCCGACCCTGGATAACTGACGACCCGTCAGCTATGGTCGGCCTGCCGTACCGCTTCCGGAGCGATGTGCAGGGGTGAGCGCAGTGGAGTCACGTCCCGAGAGCCCACGACCGCAGGGTGCTCCGCGCTGGGTCGCGATGTTCTACCGGCCG
This is a stretch of genomic DNA from Streptomyces hawaiiensis. It encodes these proteins:
- a CDS encoding DinB family protein, whose amino-acid sequence is MSASRTELPRWQFELTWSLFEYHLERLEPEDFLWEPVAHCWTMRRDPDGTWVPDWADTEPDPVPVPTLAWVSWHIGWWWSVTLDHAQGRPPRDRADIVWPGEGAPTIEWLRGLRTQWLKVLDDLTDQDLDATAPFPWPDDPRHTVAHMVAWVNAELMKNASEIGQLRLLRAAASV
- a CDS encoding GNAT family N-acetyltransferase; translation: MSIAVRPATDFEDVRAVLGPKSPGASVCWCLSYRIPSRLNNELRGPARGAYVAELCRAEPPPGVLAYDGDEPVGWAAVAPRADTSFARNRKIPHLDDLPVWSLWCVRVRPGHRKQGISHALIAGAVEFARDRGAPVIEAYPLDNGDARVDLTMAYAGLRKNFERAGFAHAADTTSVLAGHPRILMRLDLR